Part of the Sulfurovum sp. TSL6 genome, GTCCTAACGGCTCTGGAAAATCTACTTTTCTCAATACTATTTTGAAACTTCCTGGCTATAGCATTGATAAAGGAGAGATCCTAGTAAAATCAAAAAATATAGAAGAGTTAACTACAGATGAAATAGCCAACCTGGGTATTGGTATGTCTTTTCAGCATCCACCAAAGATCAAAGGGGTAACACTCCAAAACTTTCTTCAGGCGATCAACAAGTCCGAGGATCTTGATGATGAGATTCGAGCGCTCAGTATGGAGAATTTTCTGGATAGAGAGCTCAATGTCGGTTTTTCCGGTGGAGAACTCAAAAGAGCCGAAGTACTGAAACTCTATGCACAAAGCCCTGATATGCTTTTGATAGATGAGCCCGAATCCGGGGTCGACATTGAAAATATTGCCGTTATCTCCAAAGCGATCAACAAGATCCTTCAAAAAGAGATGCCGAAAAAGCAGCGTGAACGGTCTGCGATCATCATTACTCATACCGGGCATATCCTCAACTATATCGATGCGGATGTAGGGCATGTCTTCATGGATGGTGAGATCGTCTGCACCGGCGATCCAAAATTAATCATGGATGATATAAAAAGGCTTGGATTTGCTGGATGCGTAGAATGTATGAAGCGAGAAAAGGATGTGACATGAAGCACTTTGATGAGGCTACGAAAACAACCATGAAAAAGGTTGCATTTGATGAAAAAGAGGAACGATCGGCAAGTTTTTTGGCCAAAGACTGGGATATTCTGGATACACACTCCGCGGCAGAAGGGCTTGAGATCCTCCCAATCGAAACAGCATTGAAAAAGTATGAATGGCTCAAAGAACTTTTCTTTACGCTTGTAGACAAGGAGAAAGATGATTATGTTAAGCAGGTTGCCTCCAGTGATGTTCTTCTAGGATACTTTATCCGTGTCAAGGCTGGGATAAAAATTACACTGCCTGTATATACGTGCTATATGATAAACACCGATAAATTTACCCAGTGCACCCATAACATTGTGATCGCTGAAGAGGCTTCTGAGCTTCACCTTATCAATGGATGTACAGCCAATGCGCATGTCACATCCGGACGCCATCTCGGTGTCACGGAATACTTTATCAAAGATGGTGCTACACTTACCAGTACCATGATACACAGCTGGGGAAAAGAGGTTGAAGTCTATCCAAGAAGCGCTGCACATGTGGGTAAAGATGGAAAATTTATCTCAAACTATGTGGCGATGACCAGCGTAAAAAAACTGCAGATGAATCCACTTGCAGTGATAGAAGAATCTGGACTCGGGGAATTTTATACTGTCATATATGCACCTGAAAATTCTCAGTTTGATGTTGGATCGACGGTTGTCTTAAATGGTGATGGAGCATCATCCGAGATTATCAGCCGTGTTGTTTCCAATGGTGGTGAAGTAATAACCAGAGGAGAGATCATCGGTAAACACCCTAATGGCAGGGGTTCAATGGCTTGCAATGGACTGTTGCTAAACAAAAAAGGTTATATTCACGCGATCCCAGAACTGCTTGGAGAGGACCCACATCTTGAACTCTCCCATGAAGCAAGTGTGGGTATGATCTCAAAAGATGAACTTGCCTACTTGATGGCATCAGGGATCGAAGAGGATAAAGCAAAATCATTGATCATCGAAGGCTTTTTGGATCTCAAAATCCCTTCTCTTCCTGAAGACCTGCAACGGCAGATAGATGCTCTCATTAAAGAGACAAAAGATTTTGAAACCATGTAAGTAACATTTGTTTGGTGTGAGTTGGATGATAGATGACACATTAAAAAACATAAATAGAGACTTTACTGTAACAAAGAGATCAATTCTGTTACATCATCCACACAAAAGTCCGGTGTGATACCTCTATCAAGATCAGATGATTGAAATTTCCCTGTTCTAACAAGCGCTGTTTTAAGTCCGGCATCTTGAGCGCCTTTGATATCTGAGACGATGTCATCACCTACCATCATTACTTCCTCAGGATCTAGTCCCATCGAATCTACTGCAAGATGGAAGAAATCTTTACTTGGTTTACCTATGATCTTGGCTTCCACGTCTGCAGCAAACTCCAGTCCAGCAATAAAACCTCCTGCATCCATAGAAAGCCTGTTGTCTTCATCTTTAAAATATCTGTTTTTGGCAGCGGCTATGAGCCCTGCACCCTCTTGTAAATGTCTAAAAGCGATATTGAGTCTTTCATAGTTAAAATTCAAATGTGCATCTCCAACAACAACAAAGTCTGGCGTGTCAGACTCTAATTCCCTAAACCAACTCGCAGCTTCATCTGTCAAAAGTGTATAAACCGTCCCGTTTTGTGATATCACATATTTTTTTGTTGCATCAAGTGCTGTAAATAATTCTTCGGGTTTTACAGAAAATCCCATGGTATTTAGCTTATTCATCATGACTAAAGGTGTACGTCTGGTCGTATTCGTTAAAAAACGCATCGGATAGATGGTCTGTAATGATGCTATAGCCTCATTTGCACCAGGTATAATGCTGTCACCGACATATAATACACCGCCAATGTCAAATAACAATCCTTTTATCTTATGCATATTTATACCTCTTCTTTAGTATAAGATTCTCTATTTAGTATACTACAAAATGAAGCATATTTCTATACATAAATCATAACTATCACCTTGGGTATTGCATATTTTCTATTATCCTGCTATAATTCCGAACTTTTACTGCAAGAGAGTATCAAACTCCTTATTTAGATACATCATGAGATGTATCACCTATTTTCCACATATCAATGTGGACATCTGATAGTTTGGTATCAAGTTGCATAAAACAGGGTGTACCCTATTCGCTTTAGCGATGGGGATATCGGCAATGAGTGCCAGATAACATGCTTGTAACTTTAGAACCGTTCTATCGCCAAGACCTTACCACCCCACACTAATAACAACATAAAGAAAACAATATATGAAATTTACAGATTTTAACCTCAAAGACACTATTCAAGCTGCGATAACAGACGCAGGATTTACAGAACCAAGTCCAGTTCAAAAAGACGCTATACCTTTAGTATTAGAAGGTCATGACATGGTTGCACAAGCACAAACAGGTACAGGTAAAACTGCTGCATTTGGACTTCCTATTATGAGTATGATGAAAGCGGATGGTTCAGTGGAAGGACTTGTTATCGTTCCTACACGTGAATTGGCAATGCAAGTAAGTGATGAACTTTTCCGTTTTGGTCAAAAAAGCGGACTTAAAACAGCTACTGTATATGGTGGTACTCCGTATGGTAAGCAGATAGAGCGTATCAAACAAGCTTCTATCGTCGTAGCAACACCGGGTAGACTCCAAGACTTACTTATGAGTGGAAAGATCAAAATGAATCCTCAGTTCGTTGTACTTGATGAAGCAGATGAAATGCTGGATATGGGTTTCCTCGACGAGATCAAGAACATTTTTACATTCCTACCTAAAGAACGCCAAACATTGATGTTCTCAGCTACAATGCCAAGTGCGATCAGAAAACTTGCAGAACAGATCTTAAAAAACCCTAAAACAGTTTCTATCACAAAGGCTGAGAGTACAAATACTTCTATCACACAGCTTTACTATGTCGTGCAGGACAAAGAGAGAGACGATGCGCTTGTAAGACTTATCGACTACAAGAACCCTAACAAATGTATCATCTTCTGTCGTATGAAAAAAGAGGTGGATAGACTGGTAGCACACATGACTGCGCAAGGGTTCAAAGTATCCGGTCTTCATGGAGATATGGAGCAAAAGCAAAGAGAAGTAACGATCCGTGCCTTTAAACAAGGTGGTATCGATATTTTCATAGCAACAGATGTTGCAGCACGTGGTCTTGATGTCAATGACGTTACGCATGTATTTAACTACCATATTCCTTTTGATTCTGAATCATATGTTCACCGTATCGGTCGTACAGGTCGTGGTGGTAAAACAGGTGAAGCGATCACATTGGTAAGCCCTAATGAGCTTAGAACCATCAAACGTATAGAAAAAGACGTTGGTACGAAGATGACCACACAAGTGATCCCTACTCGTATGGAAGTACAAAATAACCGTGCAGATGCACTCATCACGAAAATTTCTGAGACTAAAGTGACTGAAAGTGCAATCAACCTTGTAAAAACATTACAACATGACTTAGACATCGTGACGATCGCACATCTTCTTGCTTCTTTGGTACAGGAAGAGAATTTTGTAAAAGGTAAAGACAACATTGGTCTTGGTCTTGAAGAGGTAGAACTGCTTATAGAAAGAGCCATGAAAGGCGGAGGCGGTGGTGGCCGTAACCGTGGTGGTTATCGTGGCGGTAACAGAAGTGGCGGCGGTCGCAGTAGACACGGTCGTAACGGACGTTCAAGCGGTAGTCGTGACAGCCGTAACGGCGGACGCGGGAGCAACAGAGGGTAAACTACCCTCCCACCTCTCTTCTCCTTATCTCTTACATATTGATCCACTCCTACATAAGTTCACTCTTTGTACAATAATGTTTAAAAAGTAATAGGTGGCAGGTAACATCTATTACTTTTTATCCCTTATTTAATTTAGATAGAATAACTTCATGAAAACTTTACAATTTAAACAGCAAACTCTAACTCCTTCTAAAGTTATCTGTATAGGACGAAACTATGTAGAACATATCAAAGAGTTGGGTAATGAAATTCCAGAAAATATGGTGGTGTTTAACAAACCTAATTCAGCTATTACGGATAGCTTGTATTTTATAGATGAGACGACGCGTTTTGAAGCAGAGATCTGTTTTTTAGTGGAGCAAAATAAGCTGTCGGGTGTTGGCGTTGGACTTGATCTGACAAAAGCAACTATTCAAAACAAGATGAAAGAGAAAGGCTTGCCTTGGGAACGTGCTAAGGCTTTTGATGGTTCAGCCGTATTAAGTGACTTCATAGCTTTAGATACACCTTTGGAAAGCTTATCGATGAAGCTCTTCGTCAATGACACACTCCAGCAACATGCAACTTATGAACTGATGATGTATAAACCTTTAGAGATGTTAGAAGAGATTCAATCTTTTATGAGCTTAGAGGATGGGGATGTTATCATGTCAGGCACACCTAAAGGGGTGGCGAATTATAAAAGAGGTGATGCTTTTCAGATTGAACTTTATAGCGATGAAGAAGTGATACTTTCTCAAACGTGGCAAGCCAAGTAAGTAAGGTAAGTAAAACAATGGAATATGAGTTTATAGAATTCAAAGAAGGTCAGAGATGGAAGACTCGGATGGGCAAGAGATTTATTATCAAAGAGATTCGCGAGGACGAAGAGTACGCTCTGGTATGCATTAGTATGGATACAGGTAAAAAACATTTTTTTGATGAAGATGGTTTTGAAGTTCCAGGCTATCCTACAGATAATGATTTAGTAGAACAGATCTCTTAGTATTTTGGGACAGGTAGGAGAATAAAGTAGGAAAAATCCCAACTTTTTGCTACCATTAGTAGTATCAGTATTTCACGCATACATCTTACGAGTAAAAAAAGGATTCTATATGAAAATACGATTAATTTTTCCACATATCTTGATTTTGATATTGTTCAATCATACTGCTCACGCGGAGGAACCGACTTATAAACAAGGGGTGAACACCTTCATAGAAACCGGGGTCACCCAACCAGACAATGTCCCTACGTGGTATGCGCCCATGGTGGCCAAGCCTTATGCCCCTGTGTTTGAAATTCTCGCCACCAAAGGAACTCAAGGGAGGTATTACCCGTACACGTATGCCGTAACAATAAAGGATATGATCAAATGGCATGGCCATGATTGTGAAGGAACTACCCATGCTGCAAACATGATGAAAGTTGCATTTGAAATCCTTTTTCCTGATGGCATTATAGATAGAAGTGTTCTGAAGGGTATTTCCGGAACCGGCCCTTGTTGGTCAGATGCTGTGGCTTTCTTGACTGGTGCTCGACTTCAATATGGAAATCTTGGATTTTTTAAAAACAAAGATTACAACCATTCCATACTACTCTACCGGACGGACACCAAGGTCGCTGTTTTAGCGACATGGAAGAAAGGTATCAATAATATTCCTGGTGAGCCGGTTGTCCTGCCTGAAAAAATCAATTGGACAACAAAAATTAACATGCAGGAAGTCATTGCACTTAAAAAAGAAGTGAAAAATGCAAAAGGGAACCCTACACC contains:
- a CDS encoding fumarylacetoacetate hydrolase family protein, giving the protein MKTLQFKQQTLTPSKVICIGRNYVEHIKELGNEIPENMVVFNKPNSAITDSLYFIDETTRFEAEICFLVEQNKLSGVGVGLDLTKATIQNKMKEKGLPWERAKAFDGSAVLSDFIALDTPLESLSMKLFVNDTLQQHATYELMMYKPLEMLEEIQSFMSLEDGDVIMSGTPKGVANYKRGDAFQIELYSDEEVILSQTWQAK
- a CDS encoding SufD family Fe-S cluster assembly protein codes for the protein MKHFDEATKTTMKKVAFDEKEERSASFLAKDWDILDTHSAAEGLEILPIETALKKYEWLKELFFTLVDKEKDDYVKQVASSDVLLGYFIRVKAGIKITLPVYTCYMINTDKFTQCTHNIVIAEEASELHLINGCTANAHVTSGRHLGVTEYFIKDGATLTSTMIHSWGKEVEVYPRSAAHVGKDGKFISNYVAMTSVKKLQMNPLAVIEESGLGEFYTVIYAPENSQFDVGSTVVLNGDGASSEIISRVVSNGGEVITRGEIIGKHPNGRGSMACNGLLLNKKGYIHAIPELLGEDPHLELSHEASVGMISKDELAYLMASGIEEDKAKSLIIEGFLDLKIPSLPEDLQRQIDALIKETKDFETM
- a CDS encoding TIGR01458 family HAD-type hydrolase, producing MHKIKGLLFDIGGVLYVGDSIIPGANEAIASLQTIYPMRFLTNTTRRTPLVMMNKLNTMGFSVKPEELFTALDATKKYVISQNGTVYTLLTDEAASWFRELESDTPDFVVVGDAHLNFNYERLNIAFRHLQEGAGLIAAAKNRYFKDEDNRLSMDAGGFIAGLEFAADVEAKIIGKPSKDFFHLAVDSMGLDPEEVMMVGDDIVSDIKGAQDAGLKTALVRTGKFQSSDLDRGITPDFCVDDVTELISLLQ
- a CDS encoding ABC transporter ATP-binding protein, encoding MDLPVLEITDLYVSVAMKQIIKGMNLSIGKGEVHVIFGPNGSGKSTFLNTILKLPGYSIDKGEILVKSKNIEELTTDEIANLGIGMSFQHPPKIKGVTLQNFLQAINKSEDLDDEIRALSMENFLDRELNVGFSGGELKRAEVLKLYAQSPDMLLIDEPESGVDIENIAVISKAINKILQKEMPKKQRERSAIIITHTGHILNYIDADVGHVFMDGEIVCTGDPKLIMDDIKRLGFAGCVECMKREKDVT
- a CDS encoding formylmethanofuran dehydrogenase subunit E family protein, whose translation is MIKWHGHDCEGTTHAANMMKVAFEILFPDGIIDRSVLKGISGTGPCWSDAVAFLTGARLQYGNLGFFKNKDYNHSILLYRTDTKVAVLATWKKGINNIPGEPVVLPEKINWTTKINMQEVIALKKEVKNAKGNPTPYQVDLLRFYQWTHVNDILSHPLHESYQAKVIEDFNWNNWVDNTKSIAKPFVRSDTRLKNHPYREKPVLDTK
- a CDS encoding DEAD/DEAH box helicase, which codes for MKFTDFNLKDTIQAAITDAGFTEPSPVQKDAIPLVLEGHDMVAQAQTGTGKTAAFGLPIMSMMKADGSVEGLVIVPTRELAMQVSDELFRFGQKSGLKTATVYGGTPYGKQIERIKQASIVVATPGRLQDLLMSGKIKMNPQFVVLDEADEMLDMGFLDEIKNIFTFLPKERQTLMFSATMPSAIRKLAEQILKNPKTVSITKAESTNTSITQLYYVVQDKERDDALVRLIDYKNPNKCIIFCRMKKEVDRLVAHMTAQGFKVSGLHGDMEQKQREVTIRAFKQGGIDIFIATDVAARGLDVNDVTHVFNYHIPFDSESYVHRIGRTGRGGKTGEAITLVSPNELRTIKRIEKDVGTKMTTQVIPTRMEVQNNRADALITKISETKVTESAINLVKTLQHDLDIVTIAHLLASLVQEENFVKGKDNIGLGLEEVELLIERAMKGGGGGGRNRGGYRGGNRSGGGRSRHGRNGRSSGSRDSRNGGRGSNRG